A single window of Ananas comosus cultivar F153 linkage group 17, ASM154086v1, whole genome shotgun sequence DNA harbors:
- the LOC109722844 gene encoding uncharacterized protein LOC109722844, translating to MHRLLARASRRHQWRPFPAPLSPPSPPHLHYPRSFRSHAALEALLPHSGATAAASGGGGELSVRHLALYNYPSFSGAFAALFAHLYHSRLDLPFLALPFSSVDPLRVEDLKSGGFETCYLLDFIGPNSFSVDISRFIPRVIAFDHRKSTLARASQLGKCPDNLELRINTSKSSACAVYDYFLEKLNEATSPLDEFSSLLSEEDENRLSTVLRYIEDADLQQWKLPNAKEFNIGIRDERAKLNCITNPYVFKQLLGWDASKFIVKGDSYVSSRQDAANKLLKKPFTILLGRGLYGECLAIRADGYSDLSDEIGTELSRRSATAGLRPIGAVVFMQRGIFKMCLRSTDKATNTSEIAKAYGGGGNSSSSSFPLTMDEYNHWTSTNS from the exons ATGCATCGTCTCCTCGCTCGCGCCTCTCGTCGGCATCAATGGCGACCGTTCCCCGCTCCACtgtctcctccctctccccctcaTCTCCACTACCCTCGAAGCTTCCGCTCCCATGCGGCGTTGGAAGCCCTTCTACCCCACTccggcgccaccgccgccgcctccggcggTGGCGGAGAACTCTCAGTGCGCCACCTCGCCCTCTACAACTACCCCTCCTTCTCCGGTGCCTTCGCCGCTCTCTTTGCTCACCTCTACCACTCTCGCCTCGATCTCCCCTTCCTCGCGCTTCCCTTCTCCTCCGTCGATCCACTGAG GGTGGAGGATTTGAAATCGGGAGGGTTTGAAACGTGCTATCTCCTCGATTTCATCGGCCCGAACAGTTTCTCCGTGGATATCTCTCGATTTATTCCGCG GGTGATCGCATTTGACCATCGCAAATCAACGTTGGCGAGAGCTTCGCAATTAGGGAAATGCCCTGATAATCTCGAGCTGCGCATCAATACAAGCAAGAGTAGTGCTTGTGCTGTGTATGATTATTTTTTGGAGAAGCTTAATGAGGCTACGTCTCCTTTG GATGAGTTTTCCAGCCTACTAAGTGAAGAAGATGAGAACCGTCTGTCAACTGTTCTGAGATATATAGAAGATGCGGATCTTCAGCAATGGAAACTTCCCAATGCCAAAGAGTTCAACATTGGGATCAGGGACGAGCGAGCAAAGTTGAATTGTATCACAAACCCTTATGTTTTCAAGCAG CTCCTGGGATGGGATGCTAGTAAGTTTATCGTCAAGGGTGATTCGTATGTTAGTTCCCGCCAGGATGCTGCTAACAAGCTTCTCAAAAAGCCTTTCACGATTCTGCTGGGACGAGGATTATATGGCGAGTGCCTG GCAATCAGGGCTGATGGATATTCAGATCTGAGTGATGAAATTGGCACGGAACTAAGTCGAAGAAGTGCGACAGCTGGTTTAAG GCCTATAGGAGCTGTTGTGTTCATGCAACGCGGTATTTTCAAGATGTGCTTAAGGAGTACGGACAAAGCGACTAATACCTCTGAGATTGCCAAG GCATATGGTGGAGGTGGCAACTCAAGTTCAAGTTCTTTTCCGCTGACAATGGATGAATATAACCATTGGACATCTACAAATTCATAA
- the LOC109722845 gene encoding ABSCISIC ACID-INSENSITIVE 5-like protein 7, whose protein sequence is MASSRVAATSSTVRSDLARQSSINPLAIGEIQNSMSGDQARILGSMSMDDLLRNMYGDGAATPFGGGGEAPPPPPPAVAQQGSFSVPKDVGSMTVEEVWREINHGRRPDNVGGGGGGGGGGGGEEAAGGEMTLEDFLARAGAVREEDVRVPIAPTAAQVSFGMESVMGNRFNTQLPQQQQQQQQQVQLPIENPILAFGNGIEGGGGGAGGGGRKRRVMIDR, encoded by the coding sequence ATGGCGTCGTCGAGGGTGGCGGCGACGTCGTCGACGGTGAGATCGGATCTCGCGCGCCAGTCCTCGATAAATCCGCTAGCGATCGGGGAGATACAGAACTCCATGAGCGGGGATCAGGCGAGGATCCTCGGATCCATGAGTATGGACGATCTACTCCGGAATATGTACGGCGATGGCGCGGCGACGCCGTTCGGAGGTGGAGGcgaggcgccgccgccgccgcctccggcggTGGCGCAGCAGGGGAGCTTCTCGGTGCCGAAGGATGTGGGGAGCATGACTGTGGAGGAGGTGTGGAGGGAGATCAACCACGGGAGGAGGCCGGATAACgtaggcggaggaggaggaggaggaggaggaggaggaggagaagaggcggCGGGTGGGGAAATGACGCTGGAGGATTTCCTGGCGAGGGCCGGGGCGGTGAGGGAGGAGGATGTCAGGGTTCCTATCGCGCCAACGGCGGCACAGGTGAGTTTCGGAATGGAGTCGGTTATGGGCAATCGATTTAACACTCAGctgccgcagcagcagcagcagcagcagcagcaggtgcAATTACCAATCGAGAACCCGATCCTGGCGTTCGGAAACGGAATCGAGGGTGGGGGCGGAGGGGCGGGAGGTGGGGGGAGGAAGAGGCGGGTGATGATCGATAGATAA
- the LOC109722843 gene encoding trichohyalin-like, with translation MAIEAKIIDDEEEESEHIIEEPDITITPSPQEKPIASKASDLKEEEEEEEEEEDEEEKATKEKVQDQENLDELGSKKSSETPEGEPDRKTKPERREMAIEAQPGDKEEEKTRFIIEEPDFIRTPPPLEEPVAPKAFELKEEEEKAIEEKVPEQKNLDELEPNKGPEALEGELDGETKLEHGEMAIEAQTGDKEEEKTGLIIEESDFTRIPPPSDEPVAPKASELKEEERKKAKEEKAPEQKDLDELEPKKGSEELEGEPDRRKTKPEHREMALEAQTCDKEQEKTEIIREEPDFTRTPPSSEEPVASKASELKEEEEKAAGEFQEEEKAAGEEVPEQKDLDKLKPKKISKALEGEPDRETEPEHEEKAIEAQTDDKEEEQTGFIREEPDFSRTPPSTKEPVASKDSELEKEEEEATEEKVPEQKNLDELEPMKISEAQEGEFDGETRAEHEEMATEAQTDSKEGEQTGLIKEEPDFTGKPPPLTEPVTSKASELKEEEEKKTAEEKAEEKKNLDELELEKGSEASEGELDREIEPEPIEMAIEAPSEHKEEEQIGIHTEEPEFTIAPPALEEPILSSASKLKEEEEKKAHRENAEVPKNLEEKIQSKAFKEEKEEKEKALEERPQEQKSPDELEAERSLEELEGEPYRETEPEPKKPAIEMQTEHKEGEKIGRIAEEPDFTIPPPPFEDLIASKVTESKEEEEEQQEEAPTKETPYSPPISPILMAKPELNQELLDTTDSRKEQDREVEVPGRALETFEPTESPKQEEDRHGFGEEDAKEAKNVEEIAYDPAPKTLTRTVTPEEVDSDRRGDGEHEVRETDTRALHEDDREIASDVDAREESSIDEEEEGERSDRDREESRGEMETTEEEKENNKNGMNRRREEKAPRRRRRRRRRRGSGFKIPTAGAIATSAFILTLVALVIRLMKKRRSHALR, from the coding sequence ATGGCAATTGAAGCAAAAATTAttgatgatgaagaagaagaaagtgaacATATTATAGAGGAACCAGATATTACTATAACACCTTCCCCCCAAGAGAAGCCAATAGCATCAAAAGCTTCCGatttaaaagaagaagaagaagaagaagaagaagaagaagatgaagaagagaaggCTACAAAGGAAAAGGTACAAGATCAGGAGAATCTAGATGAACTAGGATCGAAGAAAAGTTCAGAAACACCAGAAGGTGAACCTGACAGAAAAACCAAACCAGAGCGTAGAGAAATGGCAATAGAAGCACAACCTGGTgataaagaagaagagaaaactaGATTCATTATTGAGGAACCAGATTTTATTAGAACACCTCCTCCATTAGAGGAGCCAGTTGCACCAAAAGCTTTTGAATtgaaggaagaagaggagaaagctATAGAGGAAAAAGTACCAGAACAAAAGAATTTAGATGAGCTAGAACCAAATAAAGGTCCAGAAGCACTAGAAGGTGAACTTGATGGAGAAACCAAACTAGAGCATGGAGAAATGGCAATAGAAGCACAAACTGGTgataaagaagaagagaaaactgGACTTATTATAGAGGAATCAGATTTTACTAGAATACCTCCTCCATCAGACGAGCCAGTCGCACCAAAAGCTTCAGaattgaaagaagaagaaagaaagaaggctAAAGAGGAAAAAGCACCAGAACAGAAGGATTTAGATGAGTTAGAACCAAAGAAAGGTTCAGAAGAACTAGAAGGTGAACCTGATAGAAGAAAAACCAAACCAGAACATAGAGAAATGGCACTAGAAGCACAAACTTGTGataaagaacaagaaaaaacaGAAATTATTAGAGAAGAACCAGATTTTACTAGAACACCTCCTTCATCAGAAGAGCCAGTTGCATCAAAAGCTTCTGAattgaaagaagaagaggagaaggctGCAGGGGAATTtcaagaagaggagaaggctGCAGGGGAAGAAGTACCAGAACAGAAGGATTTAGATAAGCTAAAAccaaagaaaatttcaaaagcACTAGAAGGTGAACCCGATAGAGAAACTGAACCAGAGCATGAAGAGAAGGCAATAGAAGCACAAACTGATGATAAAGAAGAAGAGCAAACTGGATTCATTAGAGAGGAACCAGATTTTAGTAGAACACCTCCTTCAACAAAGGAGCCAGTTGCATCAAAAGATTCCGAAttggaaaaagaagaggaggaggctaCAGAGGAAAAAGTACCAGAACAGAAGAATCTAGATGAGCTAGAACCAATGAAAATTTCAGAAGCACAAGAAGGTGAATTTGATGGAGAAACTAGAGCAGAGCATGAAGAGATGGCAACAGAAGCACAGACTGATTCTAAAGAAGGAGAGCAAACTGGACTTATTAAAGAGGAACCAGATTTTACTGGAAAACCTCCTCCACTAACTGAGCCCGTCACATCGAAAGCTTCTGaattgaaagaagaagaagagaagaagactGCAGAGGAAAAGgcagaagagaagaagaatctAGATGAACTAGAGCTGGAGAAAGGTTCAGAGGCATCAGAGGGTGAGCTCGATAGAGAAATTGAACCGGAGCCTATAGAAATGGCAATAGAAGCACCAAGTGAGCATAAAGAAGAAGAGCAAATAGGAATTCATACAGAGGAACCAGAATTTACTATAGCACCTCCTGCATTAGAGGAGCCAATCCTATCCAGCGCTTCCAAactgaaagaagaagaagaaaagaaggctCACAGGGAAAATGCAGAAGTGCCAAAGAATTTAGAGGAGAAGATCCAATCAAAAGCtttcaaagaagaaaaagaagaaaaggagaaggctTTAGAGGAAAGACCACAAGAACAGAAGAGTCCAGATGAATTAGAAGCGGAGAGAAGTTTAGAGGAATTAGAAGGTGAGCCTTATAGAGAAACTGAACCGGAGCCCAAAAAACCAGCAATTGAAATGCAAACTGAGCacaaagaaggagagaaaattGGACGTATTGCAGAGGAACCAGATTTTACTATACCGCCGCCCCCATTCGAGGATCTAATTGCATCTAAAGTTACCGAatcaaaagaagaagaggaagagcaaCAAGAAGAAGCTCCCACCAAAGAAACACCATATTCGCCACCAATCTCCCCAATTCTAATGGCGAAACCAGAATTGAATCAAGAGCTACTAGATACAACTGATTCTCGTAAAGAACAGGATAGAGAGGTCGAAGTACCTGGACGAGCTCTAGAAACCTTCGAACCCACAGAGTCGCCGAAGCAAGAAGAAGATCGCCATGGATTTGGCGAGGAAGATGCAAAAGAAGCTAAAAATGTGGAAGAAATCGCTTACGATCCAGCTCCCAAAACCCTAACAAGGACGGTGACCCCCGAAGAAGTCGATTCCGATCGTCGCGGAGATGGAGAACATGAAGTGCGAGAAACCGACACCCGAGCTCTTCATGAGGACGATCGAGAGATTGCGAGCGATGTCGATGCACGAGAAGAGAGCTCGATagatgaggaggaggaaggagaaagaTCGGATCGCGATCGAGAAGAGAGCCGGGGAGAGATGGAGacgacggaggaggagaaggaaaacAATAAGAACGGGATGAataggaggagggaggagaaggcaccgaggaggaggagaaggagaaggagaaggagaggctCGGGTTTTAAAATCCCTACCGCGGGCGCAATCGCGACCTCTGCGTTTATACTAACCCTCGTGGCGCTCGTCATCCGTCTGATGAAGAAACGACGATCGCACGCGTTGagatga
- the LOC109723306 gene encoding histone acetyltransferase KAT6B-like, producing MEVELGVQITRPVGDLTFASTETDAVFVLFAHLPGFIKDEIEVELNEAGTEISISSRGETGERSFIEAEISGRLKISHEESLEGFRKAFPIPNNVVLGRIEVGFEEEEGILIVLLPKSTREEEPSRVEIEEISEENIREEEEEEEERTWMTVELEETIPDYNKEKAQEQKNLGEVEPKKSTEKLDGKPDGKPEAGPREATTKIAIEDKEDRESELIIEELDFPITPSISEEPIAFKSEEEEEEEEEENTLEEEAPEQMNLDELELSKSSKPLESEPEGETEPESKEIAIRTRTDDKEIETELIREEPDFTMTPPPLEKPIVSEAFEAEEEEE from the exons ATGGAGGTCGAACTAGGGGTGCAAATAACTAGACCAGTTGGAGACCTCACCTTTGCGTCCACGGAAACTGACGCCGTATTCGTCCTCTTCGCCCATCTCCCAG GATTTATAAAAGATGAGATTGAGGTGGAGTTAAACGAAGCCGGAACAGAAATTAGCATCAGCAGCAGAGGAGAAACAGGAGAGAGGTCCTTCATAGAAGCTGAGATCTCAGGGAGATTAAAGATTTCCCATGAGGAATCACTGGAAGGGTTCAGGAAGGCGTTTCCGATCCCAAATAATGTCGTCCTAGGTCGGATTGAAGTGGGGTTTGAGGAAGAGGAGGGCATTCTCATTGTTCTGTTGCCCAAATCAACAAGAGAAGAGGAGCCTTCAAGAGTTGAGATAGAAGAAATCAGTGAAGAAAACatcagagaagaagaagaagaagaagaagagaggactTGGATGACAGTAGAATTGGAAGAGACCATTCCTGACTACAATAAAGAGAAAGCACAAGAACAGAAGAATTTGGGTGAAGTAGAGCCAAAGAAAAGTACAGAGAAATTAGATGGCAAGCCTGATGGAAAGCCTGAAGCAGGCCCCCGAGAAGCGACAACCAAAATAGCAATTGAAGATAAAGAAGACAGGGAATCTGAATTAATTATAGAGGAATTGGATTTCCCGATTACGCCTTCCATATCAGAGGAGCCAATCGCATTCAaatctgaagaagaagaagaagaggaggaggaagaaaataCTTTAGAGGAAGAAGCACCAGAACAAATGAATCTAGATGAACTAGAACTGAGTAAAAGTTCCAAGCCACTAGAGAGTGAGCCCGAAGGAGAAACTGAACCAGAGTCCAAAGAAATAGCAATCAGAACACGAACTGATGATAAAGAAATAGAAACTGAACTTATTAGAGAGGAACCGGATTTTACTATGACACCTCCCCCTCTAGAGAAGCCAATCGTATCTGAAGCTTttgaagcagaagaagaagaagaa